A region of Vigna radiata var. radiata cultivar VC1973A chromosome 6, Vradiata_ver6, whole genome shotgun sequence DNA encodes the following proteins:
- the LOC106764140 gene encoding protein trichome birefringence-like 33 — protein sequence MKAPLSGSSSLLRGKGRLSPYLFTLIAFILFVAILYGQDFMCVFDEHLQSYSYSDKPTSTTQRVKQHKVPFAVGKTEEGCDIFSGSWVRDELNRPLYEESECPYIQPQLTCQEHGRPDKDYQHWRWQPHHCDLPIFNASLVLETLRGKRMMFVGDSLNRGQYVSFVCLLHKLIPDDEKSMETFDSLTVFTAKEYNTTIEFYWAPFLLESNSDNAVIHRISDRIVRKGSINKHGKNWKGVDIVVFNTYLWWMTGLKMKVLLGSFDDEVKEIVELSTEDAYRMAMKSMLRWVRLNMDPKKTRVFFTSMSPSHGKSIDWGDEEGGNCYNETSLIDDRSYWGSDCRKSIMEVIGEVFRKSKVPITFLNITQLSSYRRDAHTSIYKKQWSPLTPEQLANPVSYADCVHWCLPGLQDTWNELLFAKLFYP from the exons ATGAAGGCGCCATTATCAGGTTCTTCTTCCCTTCTGAGAGGCAAGGGACGTCTCTCTCCATACCTTTTCACACTCATAGCTTTCATCCTCTTCGTTGCCATTCTCTATGGCCAAGATTTCATGTGCGTCTTTGACGAACACCTCCAAAGCTACTCTTATTCTGACAAACCCACTTCCACAACTC aaagagtgaaaCAACATAAGGTGCCGTTTGCCGTCGGAAAAACAGAGGAAGGATGTGACATCTTCAGTGGAAGTTGGGTTCGAGACGAGTTGAATCGACCATTGTACGAGGAATCAGAATGTCCATACATTCAACCACAATTAACTTGTCAAGAACATGGACGACCCGATAAGGATTATCAACACTGGAGATGGCAACCACATCATTGTGACCTTCCTAT ATTCAATGCTAGTTTGGTGCTTGAAACACTTCGAGGAAAAAGGATGATGTTTGTTGGTGATTCTCTTAATCGCGGTCAATATGTCTCttttgtatgccttctccataAACTCATTCCTGATGATGAAAAATCAATGGAAACCTTTGATTCACTCACAGTGTTCACTGCAAAG GAATACAATACCACAATTGAGTTCTACTGGGCACCTTTTCTTCTTGAATCAAACTCAGACAATGCTGTCATTCATAGAATATCTGATAGGATTGTTAGAAAAGGTTCAATCAATAAGCATGGCAAGAATTGGAAAGGTGTTGACATTGTAGTATTCAACACCTATCTTTGGTGGATGACTGGCTTGAAGATGAAAGTATT ACTTGGATCTTTCGATGATGAAGTAAAAGAGATTGTTGAGCTCTCAACAGAGGATGCGTATCGTATGGCAATGAAAAGTATGCTTAGATGGGTTAGGTTGAACATGGATCCGAAGAAAACTAGAGTGTTTTTCACAAGCATGTCACCCTCCCATGGAAA GAGCATAGATTGGGGAGATGAAGAAGGAGGAAATTGTTACAATGAAACAAGTTTAATCGATGATCGAAGCTATTGGGGCTCAGATTGTAGGAAGAGTATAATGGAAGTAATTGGAGAAGTGTTTAGGAAATCTAAAGTGCCTATTACGTTTTTGAACATTACACAATTGTCCAGTTATCGTAGAGATGCACACACTTCAATATATAAGAAACAATGGAGTCCATTGACTCCAGAGCAATTAGCTAACCCGGTTAGCTATGCTGATTGTGTACATTGGTGTTTACCTGGCCTTCAAgatacttggaatgagcttctCTTTGCCAAGTTATTTTATCCTTGA
- the LOC106764861 gene encoding cytosolic endo-beta-N-acetylglucosaminidase 1, producing the protein MSQSKFDPKQPSLPISYPIHKLEDLESGSYFESFHYPFNKASVPIESGYSAPLPDRRRILVCHDMAGGYLDDKWVQGGTNADAYAIWHWHLIDVFVYFSHNLVTLPPPSWTNAAHRHGVKVLGTFITESEKGTAICEKLFSTKDSARMYAERLAELAFKLGFDGWLLNMEVELQAKQITNLKEFINHLSLTTHSSVPGSLVIWYDSVTIEGDLYYQNELNEHNKPFFDICDGIFANYEWEENYPSRSASVAGDRKFDVYMGIDVFGRGTYGGGQWNSNRALDVVRKGDVSAAIFAPGWVYETKQAPDFESAQNRWWSLVEKSWGIVRKYLRTLPFYTNFDQGRGNHISVHGEQISEATWCNISSQGIQPLLEFADSTANPIKLLVDLKEASYSGGGNITFKGSLEKGTKFMTRIYQGEFILSESLIHFFYSVKSDSKSSLGIVLKFTSTVKKSMSVLLTSHGMDHVSSAFSKVIRTNEHKGNAPGWVINEGSIEMKGYVLTEIHALCYRSNAPPKEMGLKSRPLGPDHDHAGVAYSTDYFAVLGHVTVKTSNYNPDFPLSSSWLVDGEFINWTSDPQDSRILSVKISWKLKEGKEFVCQHYNVYVEKLQKLADGNQSTAFEHVEEYLGVAHVNCFYVSELKVPRSISSLKFVIQVCGFDGTIQNLAESPFYQLEIKGP; encoded by the exons ATGTCTCAGTCCAAGTTTGATCCTAAGCAGCCCTCATTGCCCATATCATATCCAATCCATAAACTCGAGGACCTGGAATCAGGCTCCTACTTCGAATCCTTTCACTACCCTTTTAACAAAGCTTCAGTTCCCATCGAAAGTGGTTATTCTGCACCATTGCCTGATCGAAGAAGAATACTAGTGTGCCATGATATGGCTGGAGGCTACTTGGATGATAAATGGGTCCAGGGAGGCACTAATGCAGATGCATATGCTATATGGCATTGGCATTTGATAGATGTGTTCGTCTACTTCTCTCACAACCTTGTCACACTCCCTCCTCCTTCATGGACTAATGCAGCTCATCGTCATGGTGTTAAG GTGTTGGGGACTTTTATCACCGAGTCAGAGAAGGGAACTGCTATCTGTGAAAAGCTGTTTTCAACGAAGGATTCTGCCCGAATGTATGCAGAACGCTTGGCAGAGCTGGCTTTTAAGTTAGGCTTTGATGGGTGGCTG TTGAATATGGAGGTAGAATTGCAAGCAAAACAGATTACTAATTTGAAAGAGTTTATCAACCATTTATCATTAACAACACATTCTTCAGTGCCTGGATCGCTAGTGATATG GTATGACAGTGTCACTATCGAAGGTGATTTGTATTATCAAAATGAACTAAATGAACATAATAAACCTTTCTTTGATATATGTGATGGGATATTTGCAAACTATGAATGGGAG GAAAACTATCCAAGTCGATCTGCTTCTGTTGCTGGTGATAGAAAGTTTGATGTGTACATGGGAATTGATGTATTTGGAAGGGGAACATATGGTGGTGGACAGTGGAAT TCAAACCGGGCTCTTGATGTAGTAAGAAAAGGTGATGTTTCTGCTGCTATATTTGCTCCTGGATGGGTCTACGAGACTAAGCAAGCACCAGATTTTGAAAGTGCACAGAATCG TTGGTGGAGTCTCGTGGAAAAATCTTGGGGCATAGTGCGAAAGTATCTCAGAACACTGCCATTCTACACAAATTTTGATCAG GGACGCGGTAATCATATTTCAGTTCATGGAGAACAAATATCAGAGGCTACTTGGTGTAATATTTCTTCCCAAGGCATTCAG CCACTCCTTGAGTTTGCTGACTCTACTGCAAATCCTATTAAACTTCTTGTAGA CTTGAAGGAAGCATCATACAGTGGAGGGGGAAATATTACATTCAAAGGATCTCTTGAAAAGGGTACTAAATTCATGACAAGAATCTATCAAGGAGAGTTCATTTTAAGCGAATCGCTTATCCACTTCTTTTATTCT GTGAAATCTGATAGCAAATCTTCTTTGGGAATCGTGCTGAAGTTCACTTCTACTGTGAAAAAATCAATGTCTGTGTTACTCACTTCCCATGGAATGGATCATGTGTCAAGTGCATTTAGCAAAGTAATCAGAACAAATGAACACAAGGGAAATGCCCCTGGATGGGTTATAAATGAAGGTTCAATTGAAATGAAAGGATACGTTCTGACAGAAATCCATGCTTTGTGCTACAGGTCAAATGCTCCACCCAAAGAAATGGGACTGAAATCAAGACCATTAGGTCCTGATCATGATCATGCTGGTGTGGCTTACTCAACTGATTATTTTGCTGTTCTTGGTCATGTCACAGTCAAGACTTCCAATTATAACCCAGATTTTCCACTTTCTTCGTCATGGCTAGTTGATGGTGAATTCATCAATTGGACTTCTGATCCTCAGGATTCAAGGATCCTCAGTGTTAAAATCTCTTGGAAGCTGAAGGAAGGAAAAGAATTTGTATGTCAACACTACAATGTGTATGTTGAGAAACTGCAAAAGCTAGCAGATGGTAATCAAAGCACGGCATTCGAACATGTGGAGGAGTATCTTGGGGTAGCACATGTAAACTGTTTCTATGTTTCTGAGCTCAAAGTTCCTCGAAGCATTTCTAGTCTCAAATTTGTCATACAAGTCTGCGGTTTTGATGGCACAATTCAGAATTTAGCAGAGTCTCCATTTTATCAATTGGAGATTAAAGGTCCATAA
- the LOC106764063 gene encoding abscisic acid receptor PYL4: MTCPIQLHRFNPTTDASTAIANGVNCPKPPQTPPSTRRLLPKGSVPDAAARHHTHAVGPGQCCSVVIQAIEAPVSAVWPVVRRFDNPQGYKHFVKSCHVVAGDGIRVGALREVRVVSGLPAVSSTERLEILDDERHVMSFSVIGGDHRLRNYRSVTTLHGDGNGGTVVIESYVVDVPPGNTKEETCVFVDTIVRCNLHSLAQIAENMASQH; encoded by the coding sequence ATGACTTGCCCTATACAACTCCACCGATTCAACCCTACAACCGATGCATCCACCGCCATAGCAAACGGCGTTAACTGTCCCAAGCCACCGCAGACGCCGCCGTCAACGCGACGTCTCTTGCCCAAAGGAAGCGTGCCGGATGCGGCGGCGCGCCACCACACGCACGCGGTGGGCCCCGGCCAGTGCTGCTCCGTCGTCATTCAGGCGATCGAGGCGCCGGTCTCCGCCGTGTGGCCCGTGGTGCGACGCTTCGACAATCCGCAAGGGTACAAGCACTTCGTGAAGAGCTGCCACGTGGTCGCCGGCGACGGCATTCGCGTTGGCGCGCTCCGCGAGGTGCGCGTGGTCTCTGGCCTCCCGGCTGTTTCGAGCACCGAGCGCCTCGAGATCCTTGACGACGAGCGGCACGTGATGAGCTTCAGCGTGATCGGCGGCGACCACCGCCTGAGGAACTATCGGTCTGTGACGACGCTCCACGGTGACGGTAACGGAGGCACGGTTGTGATCGAGTCCTACGTGGTTGACGTACCGCCAGGTAACACTAAGGAGGAGACTTGCGTCTTCGTGGACACAATCGTACGGTGCAATCTGCACTCCCTCGCTCAGATCGCTGAAAACATGGCAAGTCAACACTGA